A single region of the Plantactinospora soyae genome encodes:
- a CDS encoding putative bifunctional diguanylate cyclase/phosphodiesterase produces MSARKVLTWYAGGIGVLVVGFFALPAFRTVLTGAVGLVSVTAVAVGVRRYRPNRAYSWWLLGAALAVFTVGDTVYLLAANLPLGESKSTSAVVSDVFYLVMLPLIGAGLLGLTRSTTGARDRSGLLDFLIFTTVGAFLLWVLVIHPYLIGVGSTTFEQSALAAYALLDVLLLATTVRLAITSQRSVAAMLLVTGAIGNLVADLVYGAALLAGGWQPGGPTELGWLLFYASWGAAALHPSMARLTEPAAPQDSEIDKTRLVLLGLAATLAPAVLLLQVINGDVRDGAVIAVVGGVVFALVLSRLGDAVDGHRQAVARERGLRQAGAELVAAADTAEVRRAVRTAVARLVPRQFAHRIVFSINHTHGVPAATMSIWGPGVAAPSAFYPAPTSAAARRSRLLRVRTLQPALAEQLQGFETVALCPLVGDGRASGAPRVGALLVAADSRLLPTLRDSLEVLAAQAAMALERISLAQEINRRDSETYFRSLVQNAADVILIVDDDHQIRYASPSVLGVLGVEPVDCTDLAAVLHADDQLSVSTLLDPVRPEPDRRADGVDLSVRRSDGQRVQLEVTCRDLRRDRAVRGFVLTMRDVTERVRLEQELTHRAVHDTLTGLANRASYQDQVYEAVEKARDGDRTVGALSIDLDEFTAVNDTHGHAIGDALLVAAGQRLREIVSPNDLVARLGGDEFAVLVRDADGPEQVEQVADRLVQALAEPLEFGDTVVNGSVSVGVATTDDASDAGELLQRADLALYVAKGAGKGRWCRYQSELHTAIVERLELRAALTEAVEKLSFSVEYQPIVDMRTGVAVGFEALARWHHPARGPVPPEQFIGLAEETGLIEPIGDWVLRQAVGAAARWHADRGERGTPYVSINVSARQLRTPGFVATVRAALAAADVPPDRVMLEITESLLLRDEEPVWSELSELRAHGLRVAIDDFGTGFSSLSYLQQMPADVLKIDRSFTETVASSRRQRLLVEGIIRLAGTLGLDIIAEGVETEAVRTILLDMGCSSGQGYLFSRPLRDPDALRWLRGDPPPPGLPPKPRPPGD; encoded by the coding sequence GTGTCAGCTCGGAAAGTGTTGACCTGGTACGCCGGGGGGATCGGCGTGCTGGTGGTCGGCTTCTTCGCCCTGCCGGCGTTCCGTACGGTCCTGACCGGCGCGGTGGGGCTGGTGAGCGTCACCGCCGTCGCGGTCGGGGTACGCCGGTACCGGCCGAACCGGGCGTACTCCTGGTGGCTGCTCGGCGCGGCGCTCGCGGTCTTCACGGTCGGCGACACCGTCTACCTGCTCGCCGCGAACCTGCCGCTCGGCGAGTCCAAGTCCACCTCGGCGGTCGTGTCGGACGTCTTCTACCTGGTGATGCTGCCGCTGATCGGTGCCGGGCTGCTCGGCCTGACCCGGTCCACCACCGGAGCCCGGGACCGTTCCGGGCTGCTCGACTTCCTGATCTTCACCACCGTCGGTGCGTTCCTGCTCTGGGTGCTGGTCATCCATCCGTACCTGATCGGGGTCGGGTCGACCACCTTCGAGCAGTCGGCGCTGGCCGCGTACGCCCTGTTGGACGTGCTCCTGTTGGCGACCACCGTGCGGCTGGCGATCACCTCGCAGCGCAGTGTGGCCGCGATGTTGCTGGTCACCGGCGCGATCGGCAATCTGGTGGCCGACCTCGTCTACGGCGCCGCGCTGCTGGCCGGAGGCTGGCAGCCGGGCGGCCCGACCGAACTGGGCTGGCTGCTCTTCTATGCCAGCTGGGGAGCCGCCGCGCTGCACCCGTCGATGGCGCGGCTGACCGAACCGGCAGCGCCGCAGGACTCCGAGATCGACAAGACCCGGCTGGTGCTGCTGGGTCTGGCCGCGACGCTCGCCCCGGCGGTGCTGCTGTTGCAGGTGATCAACGGTGATGTCCGGGACGGCGCGGTGATCGCCGTGGTCGGCGGCGTGGTCTTCGCCCTGGTGCTGAGCCGGCTGGGCGACGCGGTGGACGGGCACCGGCAGGCGGTCGCCCGGGAGCGCGGCCTGCGCCAGGCCGGTGCCGAGTTGGTCGCCGCCGCCGACACGGCGGAGGTACGCCGGGCGGTGCGCACCGCAGTGGCCCGGCTGGTGCCACGGCAGTTCGCGCACCGGATCGTCTTCTCGATCAACCACACCCACGGGGTGCCGGCCGCCACGATGAGCATCTGGGGTCCCGGGGTGGCCGCGCCGTCCGCCTTCTACCCGGCGCCGACCAGCGCGGCGGCCCGGCGCAGCCGGTTGCTGCGGGTCCGGACGTTGCAGCCGGCACTGGCCGAGCAGCTCCAGGGTTTCGAGACCGTCGCCCTCTGCCCGCTGGTCGGCGACGGGCGGGCCAGCGGCGCCCCCCGGGTCGGCGCACTGCTGGTGGCAGCCGACAGCCGACTGCTGCCGACGCTGCGGGACTCGCTCGAGGTGCTGGCGGCGCAGGCGGCGATGGCGCTGGAACGGATCAGCCTCGCCCAGGAGATCAACCGTCGGGACAGCGAGACCTACTTCCGCAGCCTGGTGCAGAACGCCGCAGACGTGATCCTGATCGTCGACGACGACCACCAGATCCGGTACGCGAGCCCGTCGGTGCTGGGCGTGCTGGGGGTCGAACCGGTGGACTGCACCGACCTGGCCGCCGTGCTGCACGCCGACGACCAGCTCTCGGTGAGCACCCTGCTGGATCCGGTGCGCCCCGAACCGGACCGGCGGGCCGACGGGGTCGACCTGAGCGTCCGGCGCTCCGACGGCCAGCGGGTACAGCTCGAGGTGACCTGCCGGGACCTGCGCCGCGACCGGGCCGTACGCGGCTTCGTACTCACCATGCGGGACGTCACCGAGCGGGTCAGGCTGGAGCAGGAACTGACCCATCGGGCGGTGCACGACACCCTGACCGGGCTCGCCAACCGGGCGTCCTACCAGGACCAGGTGTACGAGGCGGTGGAGAAGGCCCGGGACGGCGACCGTACCGTCGGCGCACTCTCGATCGACCTCGACGAGTTCACCGCGGTCAACGACACCCACGGGCACGCCATCGGCGACGCGCTGCTGGTCGCGGCCGGCCAGCGGCTGCGCGAGATCGTCAGCCCGAACGACCTGGTCGCCCGGCTCGGTGGCGACGAGTTCGCCGTACTGGTCCGGGATGCCGACGGACCGGAGCAGGTCGAGCAGGTCGCCGACCGCCTGGTCCAGGCGCTCGCCGAGCCGCTCGAGTTCGGCGACACCGTCGTGAACGGCTCGGTCAGCGTCGGCGTGGCCACCACCGACGACGCCAGCGACGCCGGGGAACTGCTGCAACGCGCCGACCTGGCCCTCTACGTCGCCAAGGGGGCCGGCAAGGGGCGCTGGTGCCGGTACCAGTCCGAGTTGCACACCGCCATCGTGGAGCGGCTGGAGTTGCGGGCCGCGCTGACCGAGGCGGTGGAGAAACTCAGCTTCTCGGTGGAGTACCAGCCGATCGTCGACATGCGTACCGGGGTGGCGGTGGGCTTCGAGGCGCTGGCCCGGTGGCACCATCCGGCCCGGGGCCCGGTGCCACCGGAGCAGTTCATCGGACTGGCCGAGGAGACCGGGCTGATCGAGCCGATCGGCGACTGGGTGCTGCGTCAGGCGGTCGGCGCGGCGGCCCGCTGGCACGCGGACCGGGGCGAGCGCGGTACGCCGTACGTGAGCATCAACGTCTCCGCCCGGCAACTGCGTACCCCCGGGTTCGTGGCGACGGTACGCGCGGCGCTGGCCGCCGCCGACGTACCGCCGGACCGGGTGATGCTGGAGATCACCGAGAGCCTGCTGCTCCGGGACGAGGAGCCGGTCTGGAGCGAGCTGTCGGAACTGCGCGCCCACGGCCTGCGGGTCGCCATCGACGACTTCGGCACCGGGTTCTCCTCGCTGAGCTACCTCCAGCAGATGCCGGCCGACGTACTCAAGATCGACCGCTCGTTCACCGAGACGGTCGCCTCGTCGCGGCGGCAGCGGCTGCTGGTCGAGGGGATCATCCGGCTGGCCGGCACCCTCGGCCTGGACATCATCGCCGAGGGGGTCGAGACCGAGGCGGTCCGGACCATCCTGCTGGACATGGGGTGCTCGTCCGGGCAGGGTTACCTGTTCTCCCGGCCGCTGCGTGACCCGGACGCCCTGCGCTGGCTCCGCGGCGACCCGCCCCCGCCGGGCCTGCCCCCGAAACCCCGCCCGCCGGGCGACTGA
- a CDS encoding sugar O-acetyltransferase gives MTTDSDLPPSHPDPRSPRQRMLAGDWYQADDPELVALARRAALLVQRYNTTDADRPEQHAALLRELCGAVGTDVVVRPPFYCDYGSQIRIGDRTYVNFNAVLLDVAAIEIGADVQIGPNVQLLTPHHPLDPEQRRARWEAARPITIGDNVWLGGGVIVLGGVTIGPDTVVGAGSVVTKDLPAGVVAVGNPARVR, from the coding sequence ATGACGACCGACTCGGATCTGCCGCCCTCCCACCCGGATCCGCGTTCACCTCGGCAGCGGATGCTGGCCGGGGACTGGTACCAGGCCGACGACCCGGAACTCGTCGCCCTGGCCCGCCGCGCCGCCCTGCTGGTCCAGCGCTACAACACCACCGACGCGGACCGGCCCGAGCAGCACGCCGCGCTGCTCCGGGAACTCTGCGGCGCGGTCGGCACCGACGTGGTGGTCCGGCCGCCGTTCTACTGCGACTACGGCTCCCAGATCCGGATCGGGGACCGGACGTACGTCAACTTCAACGCCGTACTGCTGGACGTCGCCGCCATCGAGATCGGGGCCGACGTGCAGATCGGCCCGAACGTGCAACTGCTGACCCCGCACCATCCGCTCGATCCGGAGCAGCGCCGGGCGAGGTGGGAGGCGGCCCGGCCGATCACCATCGGCGACAACGTCTGGCTCGGCGGCGGGGTGATCGTGCTCGGCGGTGTCACCATCGGCCCGGACACCGTGGTCGGAGCCGGCAGCGTGGTCACGAAAGACCTGCCGGCCGGCGTCGTCGCGGTCGGCAACCCCGCCCGGGTGCGGTAA